One Gemmatimonadaceae bacterium genomic window carries:
- the plsX gene encoding phosphate acyltransferase PlsX — MGGDYAPRAPIAGSLHALAELPAEHDIELIGRSAVIEAELNALVSGELSALAPHRHRLHVVDAPEVIEMTDRPSVALRGKTNSSMVVGIRRVADGQAQAFVSAGNTGAQMAASLMLLKLHTGLTRPAIGTIFPTALQPVLVLDSGANVDCSAEELVQFARIGAVYARDLMGRDRPAIGLLSIGEEPEKGNVAVKDAHQRLAKSDLNFIGNVEGRDIARGTCERGAIDVVVCDGFTGNVLLKFYEGLAPMLIGKVSRIAGIDPRRAFESLKELDADEHGGAPLLGVRGVSVISHGRSSPRAMMNAILVARRAYESGMTEDIGRALAQEDVA, encoded by the coding sequence ATGGGGGGTGACTATGCTCCTCGGGCCCCCATCGCGGGTTCATTGCACGCGCTCGCTGAGCTTCCGGCCGAGCATGACATCGAGTTGATCGGCCGCTCAGCGGTCATCGAGGCCGAGTTGAACGCCTTGGTGAGCGGTGAGCTGTCGGCACTCGCGCCGCACCGGCACCGTCTCCATGTCGTGGACGCGCCCGAAGTCATCGAAATGACCGACCGGCCGTCGGTGGCCTTGCGCGGCAAGACCAACAGTTCGATGGTCGTCGGCATTCGCCGCGTCGCGGACGGACAGGCCCAGGCGTTTGTGTCCGCCGGTAACACGGGCGCGCAGATGGCCGCATCGCTGATGCTGCTGAAGCTGCACACGGGTCTCACGCGTCCCGCCATCGGCACCATCTTCCCCACCGCGTTGCAGCCCGTGCTGGTGCTTGATTCCGGCGCCAACGTCGACTGCTCCGCGGAAGAGCTCGTGCAGTTCGCCCGAATCGGCGCGGTCTATGCGCGCGACCTGATGGGTCGCGATCGTCCGGCTATCGGCCTGCTCTCCATCGGCGAAGAACCCGAGAAGGGCAATGTGGCGGTGAAGGACGCCCATCAGCGTCTCGCCAAGTCGGACCTCAACTTCATCGGCAATGTCGAAGGACGCGACATTGCGCGCGGGACGTGCGAGCGCGGCGCCATCGATGTCGTCGTGTGCGACGGGTTCACCGGGAATGTGCTGCTCAAGTTCTACGAGGGTCTGGCGCCGATGCTGATCGGGAAAGTCTCCCGGATCGCCGGGATCGATCCTCGCCGAGCGTTTGAGTCGTTGAAGGAACTCGACGCCGATGAGCACGGCGGCGCCCCGCTGTTGGGTGTGCGCGGCGTCTCGGTCATCTCACATGGTCGCAGTTCGCCACGGGCCATGATGAACGCCATTCTGGTGGCGCGGCGCGCGTACGAATCCGGTATGACCGAGGATATCGGACGGGCGTTGGCTCAGGAGGACGTCGCATGA
- the fabG gene encoding 3-oxoacyl-[acyl-carrier-protein] reductase — translation MTDTLHAPRVELTGRVALVTGSTRGIGRAIAETLAAAGARVAVTGRDQSRAEAAAAEIAAASGREIRGYAVDVAESAQAAALVEAVERDFGQLDILVNNANLTRDNLLIRLKDDDWDAVMNANLRGAFATCRAASRGMMKRRWGRIINVASVVGLIGNKGQANYAASKAGLIGMTKSIAKELASRNILANVVAPGFIETDMTAAMPPEARSAMSAGIPLERLGTPDDIAGMVAVLASDLSRYITGQVFVVDGGLVM, via the coding sequence ATGACTGATACGCTGCACGCGCCACGTGTCGAGCTGACAGGCCGAGTCGCCCTGGTGACGGGGTCGACCCGCGGAATCGGTCGGGCGATCGCGGAGACGCTGGCCGCGGCCGGAGCGCGTGTCGCCGTGACGGGCCGCGACCAGTCGCGCGCCGAAGCCGCCGCCGCGGAGATCGCGGCCGCCTCCGGACGTGAGATTCGGGGATATGCCGTTGATGTGGCTGAAAGCGCCCAGGCGGCGGCACTGGTCGAAGCGGTCGAGCGCGACTTCGGTCAGCTCGACATCCTGGTGAACAACGCTAATCTGACTCGTGACAACCTCCTCATCCGCCTCAAGGACGATGACTGGGACGCGGTGATGAACGCCAATTTGCGCGGGGCCTTCGCCACCTGCCGGGCGGCCAGCCGCGGGATGATGAAGCGCCGATGGGGCCGGATCATCAACGTGGCCAGCGTGGTCGGGCTCATCGGCAACAAGGGGCAAGCGAACTACGCGGCAAGCAAGGCCGGGCTCATCGGGATGACAAAGTCCATCGCCAAGGAGCTGGCCTCGCGGAATATTCTGGCCAATGTGGTCGCGCCGGGGTTCATCGAGACCGATATGACGGCCGCGATGCCACCGGAGGCGCGCAGCGCCATGAGCGCAGGAATCCCCCTCGAACGCTTGGGGACGCCCGATGATATTGCGGGCATGGTTGCCGTTCTGGCCTCGGACCTTTCCCGGTATATCACCGGGCAGGTATTCGTGGTGGACGGCGGTCTGGTGATGTAG
- the rpmF gene encoding 50S ribosomal protein L32 yields the protein MAVPKRRTSKRRKRARNTHKTAPAIVIQSCPQCGTMKRPHRVCAECGFYAGEQRVTAQEA from the coding sequence ATGGCCGTACCGAAGCGTCGTACCTCAAAGCGCCGCAAGCGCGCTCGCAACACACACAAGACCGCTCCCGCGATCGTCATTCAATCGTGCCCGCAATGCGGGACGATGAAGCGCCCACATCGCGTGTGCGCGGAGTGCGGATTCTACGCGGGTGAGCAGCGAGTCACCGCGCAGGAAGCGTAA
- a CDS encoding DedA family protein translates to MQAWLDWLSTLPAPWLYGAIAVAAFAENIFPPLPADTVVALGAFVAARGQGTAFGAWSATMIGNLGGAMAMFAVGRRVGMDWLSVRLPRVFPPDASARVAERFHQQGLVAIVISRFLPGVRALVPPVAGAIGMKAVRTALAMAIASGAWYGVVCWLAFRAGANADVLLARIAAQQRIAGGIAASVVLLGVGVLIWRRRGRA, encoded by the coding sequence ATGCAAGCATGGCTTGACTGGCTGTCCACGCTGCCGGCACCGTGGCTGTACGGCGCCATCGCCGTGGCCGCGTTCGCGGAAAACATCTTTCCGCCGCTGCCGGCCGATACGGTCGTGGCACTGGGTGCGTTTGTCGCGGCGCGAGGGCAGGGCACCGCGTTCGGCGCGTGGAGCGCCACCATGATCGGCAACCTCGGTGGAGCAATGGCCATGTTCGCGGTGGGTCGGCGCGTCGGCATGGATTGGCTCAGCGTTCGGCTGCCCAGAGTGTTTCCGCCGGACGCGTCCGCCCGCGTCGCGGAGCGGTTTCACCAACAGGGTCTGGTCGCGATCGTCATCAGTCGTTTCCTCCCGGGGGTGCGCGCCCTCGTTCCGCCAGTGGCCGGTGCGATCGGCATGAAGGCCGTGCGCACCGCGTTGGCCATGGCGATCGCGTCTGGTGCGTGGTACGGAGTGGTCTGCTGGTTGGCGTTTCGCGCGGGCGCGAATGCCGACGTCCTGTTGGCGCGAATCGCCGCGCAGCAGCGGATCGCCGGGGGCATTGCCGCGTCCGTCGTCCTGCTGGGCGTGGGGGTCCTCATCTGGCGCCGTCGAGGCCGCGCGTGA
- a CDS encoding ketoacyl-ACP synthase III — protein sequence MKRPFAYIAGTGHAVPKRIVTNADLAAMGIETDDAWIIERTGIRQRHIADASESLTSLSADAARQAMAKAGVQPGEIDTIVLGTASPDHLLPATAVEVQTALGCTRAAAFDLGAACSGFLYGAIVGESLIASGSADTVLVIGAEKLSAIVDWTDRNTCILFADGAGAAVLRRTRGGQKGILSTYMRSDGALAELLWRPAGGGAEPFSPEVFDGRRQFVRMAGREVFKHAVRSMAEATDRALDAARLTAADIDLLIPHQANIRIIEATAKHAGIGMDRVFVNVDRFGNTSAASIPIALNDAIEQGRVKEGMTVLFVAFGAGFTWGSLVVRF from the coding sequence ATGAAACGCCCGTTTGCGTATATCGCCGGCACCGGTCACGCGGTGCCGAAACGCATCGTCACCAACGCCGATCTCGCCGCCATGGGGATCGAAACGGATGATGCATGGATCATCGAACGTACCGGCATCCGGCAGCGGCATATCGCCGACGCCAGTGAGTCGCTGACTTCACTGTCCGCCGATGCGGCGCGCCAGGCCATGGCGAAAGCCGGTGTCCAGCCAGGCGAGATCGATACGATTGTGCTCGGGACGGCGTCCCCGGACCATCTGCTTCCCGCGACGGCGGTGGAAGTGCAGACGGCGCTTGGCTGCACGCGCGCCGCCGCGTTTGACCTCGGCGCAGCGTGCTCGGGGTTCCTCTATGGCGCCATCGTGGGTGAGTCGCTCATCGCCAGCGGCAGCGCGGATACCGTGCTGGTCATCGGCGCCGAGAAGCTGAGTGCCATCGTCGACTGGACGGATCGCAATACCTGTATCCTGTTTGCCGATGGCGCTGGCGCCGCAGTGCTGCGCCGCACGCGTGGCGGGCAAAAAGGCATCTTGTCGACGTATATGCGATCGGATGGCGCGCTCGCAGAGTTGTTGTGGCGGCCGGCCGGAGGGGGGGCCGAACCGTTTTCCCCCGAGGTGTTTGACGGCCGTCGACAGTTCGTCCGCATGGCGGGTCGCGAAGTGTTCAAGCATGCCGTGCGATCGATGGCGGAGGCAACAGACCGTGCCCTCGACGCCGCGCGACTTACCGCCGCTGACATCGATCTGCTGATTCCGCATCAGGCGAACATCCGTATCATCGAGGCGACGGCCAAGCACGCCGGCATCGGCATGGATCGCGTGTTTGTGAATGTCGATCGATTCGGGAATACCTCGGCGGCCTCGATTCCCATTGCGTTGAACGATGCCATTGAGCAGGGGCGCGTGAAGGAGGGCATGACCGTGTTGTTCGTTGCGTTTGGCGCCGGATTCACCTGGGGCTCGCTGGTCGTGCGCTTCTAG
- the fabD gene encoding ACP S-malonyltransferase, producing MISSIVALLPGQGSQRVGMGNDVYEAFPAARDAYREVDDAVGAALSTLAFEGPADELTRTLNAQPALLAHSAAVWAVVGETLGPSVRAAAGHSLGEFSAYHIAGMFDLADVARIVRRRGTLMFEQGVARPGAMAAILGVLTASIESICAQATQERGLVVPANFNSPEQVVISGEVAGVDRAMELSKEAGAKRCLPLPVSGAFHSPLMQGAADGLAAALTAANAHAPRLPVVANVNGEAVTDAGRARTLLVQQLTAPVQWTLVMQRLVAMHPDALFVEFGTGGVLTGLARRIAPEVKTATCGTVAEIEKLLQMAGAHD from the coding sequence ATGATCTCCAGCATCGTAGCGCTCCTTCCAGGGCAGGGCTCGCAGCGCGTCGGCATGGGCAACGATGTCTATGAAGCCTTTCCTGCCGCGCGCGACGCGTATCGGGAAGTGGACGACGCGGTCGGTGCCGCGCTCTCCACACTCGCTTTCGAGGGCCCGGCCGACGAGCTGACCCGCACGCTCAACGCGCAGCCGGCGTTGCTCGCGCACAGCGCGGCGGTGTGGGCCGTGGTGGGTGAGACACTGGGCCCTTCGGTTCGCGCGGCCGCCGGTCATTCGCTCGGTGAGTTTTCCGCCTACCACATCGCCGGCATGTTCGATCTTGCGGACGTCGCGCGCATCGTGCGACGGCGTGGTACGCTGATGTTCGAACAGGGTGTCGCGCGCCCTGGGGCCATGGCCGCGATACTGGGCGTGCTCACCGCGTCCATCGAGTCAATTTGCGCTCAGGCCACCCAAGAGCGCGGATTGGTGGTGCCGGCGAATTTCAACAGCCCCGAACAGGTGGTCATTTCCGGGGAAGTTGCGGGCGTCGATCGGGCCATGGAACTGAGTAAGGAAGCCGGCGCCAAGCGATGCCTGCCGCTCCCGGTCAGCGGCGCATTTCATTCACCGCTCATGCAGGGCGCAGCCGATGGTCTGGCGGCGGCACTGACGGCCGCAAACGCGCACGCGCCGCGACTGCCCGTCGTCGCCAACGTCAACGGCGAAGCGGTGACGGACGCGGGGCGAGCGCGCACACTGCTGGTACAGCAACTCACCGCCCCCGTTCAGTGGACGCTGGTCATGCAACGACTGGTCGCGATGCATCCGGATGCACTCTTCGTCGAGTTCGGGACAGGCGGTGTGCTGACGGGCCTTGCGCGCCGCATTGCCCCCGAAGTGAAAACGGCCACCTGCGGGACGGTCGCCGAGATCGAAAAACTCCTTCAGATGGCCGGTGCCCATGACTGA
- a CDS encoding DUF177 domain-containing protein has translation MTAMLYFDIRSLEARAESVDGTLSSSDPVWEADDVRPLGEGVQVQGRLSAAGHGRFFFSGTLAGAAASTCRRCLIEVQLRVSEDLQLLFAEASLDEGEEDDVVPIPPGSRELDMRPAVREEWLLAVPAFALCRDDCKGICPTCGADRNTGACTCAPIPDVRWAGLRDTRTPDA, from the coding sequence TTGACGGCTATGCTGTACTTCGACATTCGGAGTCTGGAGGCCCGTGCGGAAAGCGTCGATGGGACGCTCTCCTCGTCAGATCCGGTGTGGGAGGCCGATGATGTGCGCCCGCTTGGCGAAGGGGTGCAGGTGCAGGGTCGGCTCTCTGCCGCTGGGCATGGTCGATTCTTCTTCAGCGGCACACTGGCAGGCGCGGCGGCCAGTACCTGTCGGCGCTGCCTGATCGAAGTACAGTTGCGGGTTTCAGAAGACTTGCAGTTGCTGTTCGCGGAAGCCAGTCTCGACGAGGGGGAAGAGGACGATGTCGTCCCGATTCCACCGGGATCACGGGAATTGGACATGCGACCAGCGGTGCGTGAAGAATGGCTGCTGGCCGTTCCCGCGTTTGCATTGTGTCGGGACGACTGCAAGGGGATTTGTCCCACTTGCGGCGCCGACCGCAACACCGGCGCATGTACCTGTGCGCCGATTCCTGATGTTCGTTGGGCGGGGCTGCGCGATACGCGCACGCCGGACGCCTGA
- a CDS encoding CofH family radical SAM protein → MPLPVPFDLSRLRDPMLGPIGDKLVAGERLTDADAVTLFRSPDLLGVGAMADAANRARHGDRVTFAANQHINPTNICVLRATCAFCGYARLPKEDGAYRYSLEQVLTESDRADGTITREFHIVGGLDMKAGLTYYAEMFRALKQRHPQVHIKALTAVEIAHIARIEKMTREDVLIALRDAGLDTLPGGGAETFSAAVRDVIADKKLGGADYLDVHRTAHRLGIRSNCTMLYGHVESIEDRVQHLASLRALQDETGGFLAYIPLAYHPDDNALGKTLGREGIASTGFDDLRNLAVGRLFLDNFDHIKSHWIMVTSAVSQIALHFGVNDIEGTVVREKIYHAVGAHTPQGMTLPELLALIRGAGKHPAERDSFYRVLRDFDAEASAETLDAVLALAPG, encoded by the coding sequence ATGCCACTGCCCGTTCCATTCGACCTGTCGCGGCTGCGTGATCCGATGCTCGGACCCATCGGCGACAAGCTTGTCGCCGGCGAGCGGCTGACCGACGCCGACGCCGTGACGCTGTTTCGTTCACCCGACTTGCTCGGCGTGGGCGCCATGGCCGACGCCGCCAATCGCGCGCGCCACGGGGATCGCGTGACCTTCGCGGCGAATCAGCACATCAATCCCACCAACATCTGCGTCCTGCGTGCCACCTGCGCTTTTTGCGGCTACGCGCGATTGCCCAAGGAGGACGGCGCCTACCGGTACAGCCTCGAGCAGGTGCTGACCGAGTCCGACCGCGCCGATGGTACGATCACGCGTGAGTTTCACATTGTGGGCGGGCTCGACATGAAGGCTGGGCTCACCTATTACGCCGAGATGTTTCGCGCCCTGAAGCAGCGGCACCCGCAGGTGCATATCAAGGCGCTCACGGCCGTGGAGATCGCCCACATTGCCCGCATCGAGAAGATGACGCGTGAGGACGTGTTGATTGCCTTGCGTGATGCGGGGCTCGACACGCTGCCCGGCGGCGGCGCGGAGACTTTCAGTGCGGCCGTGCGCGACGTGATCGCGGACAAAAAGCTGGGAGGCGCCGACTACCTCGATGTGCATCGCACGGCGCACCGACTGGGTATCCGCTCCAATTGCACGATGCTGTACGGACACGTGGAGTCGATCGAGGACCGCGTGCAGCACTTGGCCTCGTTGCGGGCGCTGCAGGATGAGACGGGGGGGTTCCTCGCCTACATCCCGTTGGCTTATCACCCCGATGACAACGCGCTCGGGAAGACACTGGGGCGAGAAGGGATCGCCAGCACGGGCTTTGACGACCTGCGCAATCTCGCGGTCGGTCGGCTGTTCCTCGACAATTTCGACCACATCAAGTCGCACTGGATCATGGTCACGTCGGCCGTGTCACAGATCGCCTTGCATTTTGGCGTCAATGACATCGAAGGCACCGTGGTGCGCGAGAAGATCTATCACGCCGTGGGCGCGCATACCCCGCAGGGAATGACCTTGCCGGAACTGCTCGCGCTCATTCGCGGCGCGGGCAAGCATCCCGCCGAACGGGACTCGTTCTATCGCGTCCTCCGGGATTTCGATGCCGAAGCCAGCGCTGAAACGTTGGACGCTGTGCTCGCACTCGCTCCGGGTTGA
- the fabF gene encoding beta-ketoacyl-ACP synthase II, whose product MRRRVVVTGLGAVTPVGNDVATTWQALLAGKSGAANITRFDASKYSVRFACEVKGFDPLAYMDRKEAKRADVYSHYAVAASLQAVADAGITPGSVEPESMGVIIGSGIGGIRSFEDQHDVYRSLGPSKISPFFIPMFIGDIAAGIVSMRLQAKGPNYSTVSACASSAHAIGDAYRIIQYGDADVMVAGGSEAAVTPMSIGGFANMGALSSRNDDPASASRPFDADRDGFVMGEGSGVVILEELEHARRRGARIYGEVVGYRATGDAYHLTGQPEAHEGLQRAMRGALKDASLSTTDVQYINAHGTSTPLNDPNESRGIRAVFGDHAEVLSISSTKSATGHMLGAAGATEFLICALAIRDNLIPPTINYHTPDPECDLDYTPNTPRKRVVDVALSNSSGFGGHNVSIALRRWHE is encoded by the coding sequence ATGCGTCGGCGGGTCGTCGTCACAGGGCTTGGCGCGGTGACGCCCGTCGGGAACGACGTGGCGACGACCTGGCAGGCGTTGCTGGCAGGGAAGTCTGGCGCGGCAAACATCACGCGCTTTGACGCATCCAAATACTCGGTACGGTTCGCCTGCGAGGTCAAGGGCTTCGATCCGCTGGCCTACATGGATCGCAAGGAGGCCAAGCGCGCGGACGTGTATTCGCACTATGCCGTGGCGGCCTCATTGCAGGCCGTTGCCGATGCGGGCATCACGCCCGGTTCCGTGGAACCCGAGTCGATGGGGGTCATCATTGGCAGCGGGATTGGTGGCATCCGCAGCTTCGAAGACCAGCACGACGTTTATCGCTCGCTCGGCCCCAGCAAGATTTCCCCGTTCTTCATCCCGATGTTCATCGGCGACATTGCGGCGGGCATCGTGTCCATGCGACTGCAGGCCAAGGGACCGAACTATTCCACCGTCTCGGCCTGTGCGTCAAGCGCGCACGCCATTGGCGACGCGTATCGAATCATTCAGTACGGCGATGCTGACGTGATGGTCGCGGGCGGTTCGGAAGCCGCCGTCACGCCCATGTCCATCGGTGGATTTGCGAACATGGGCGCCCTGTCCTCGCGCAATGACGATCCGGCATCGGCCTCGCGCCCATTTGACGCGGACCGCGACGGGTTTGTCATGGGCGAGGGATCCGGCGTGGTTATCCTCGAGGAACTCGAGCACGCCCGTCGTCGTGGCGCCCGTATCTACGGCGAAGTCGTCGGCTATCGCGCGACCGGTGATGCGTACCACCTCACCGGTCAGCCGGAAGCACATGAGGGCCTTCAGCGCGCCATGCGCGGGGCCCTGAAAGATGCCAGCTTGTCCACCACGGACGTTCAGTACATCAACGCCCATGGGACCTCGACGCCGCTCAATGATCCCAATGAGTCGCGGGGGATCCGGGCAGTCTTCGGCGATCACGCCGAAGTGTTGTCGATCAGTTCCACGAAGTCGGCCACCGGGCACATGCTCGGCGCGGCAGGCGCAACGGAGTTCCTGATCTGCGCCTTGGCGATTCGGGACAACCTGATCCCGCCGACGATCAACTACCACACCCCCGATCCCGAGTGCGATCTGGACTACACGCCGAACACCCCGCGGAAGCGCGTCGTGGACGTCGCGTTGTCGAACAGCTCTGGATTTGGCGGACACAACGTTTCGATCGCGCTCCGACGGTGGCACGAGTAG
- the ndk gene encoding nucleoside-diphosphate kinase: MAGRRTLTIIKPDAFGAGKAGLIVALLEKEGFQVRAARVMQLTTAQAGEFYGVHRDRGFFGELVEFMTSGPCMPLILERDDAVATLRTVIGATDPAEAAAGTVRKLYAESKGRNAIHASDSDENASREAGFFFAECEAVTG; encoded by the coding sequence ATGGCTGGACGACGTACCCTGACCATTATCAAACCGGATGCCTTTGGCGCCGGCAAAGCGGGTCTTATTGTCGCACTGCTGGAAAAGGAGGGCTTTCAGGTTCGGGCTGCCCGGGTCATGCAGCTGACCACGGCGCAAGCCGGGGAGTTCTACGGCGTCCATCGGGATCGCGGGTTCTTCGGCGAACTGGTGGAGTTCATGACCAGCGGCCCATGCATGCCGCTCATCCTGGAGCGAGACGACGCGGTTGCCACGCTCCGAACGGTGATCGGCGCGACCGATCCAGCGGAGGCGGCCGCGGGCACGGTGCGAAAGCTGTATGCCGAGTCGAAGGGTCGGAACGCCATCCATGCCTCGGATTCTGACGAAAACGCCTCCCGCGAGGCGGGGTTCTTTTTCGCTGAGTGCGAGGCGGTGACGGGCTGA
- the ispF gene encoding 2-C-methyl-D-erythritol 2,4-cyclodiphosphate synthase has product MRVGIGYDSHRFADGGPMRLGGIDVPSEVHCAGHSDGDAICHAVTDAMLGAAALGDIGEMFPDTDPAHRGKDSIIMLAAATRRLRAAGWRVSNVDITVITQAPKIGPQREAMRARIADAVGVAVDDVFVKGKTNEGLGWIGRGEGLAVMAVAMIVRQSD; this is encoded by the coding sequence CTGCGTGTCGGGATTGGCTACGACTCGCATCGCTTTGCCGACGGGGGCCCGATGCGTCTGGGGGGCATCGACGTGCCGTCGGAGGTGCACTGTGCCGGTCACTCGGATGGTGACGCGATCTGTCACGCGGTTACGGACGCGATGTTGGGCGCGGCGGCGCTCGGGGACATCGGCGAGATGTTTCCGGACACCGATCCGGCGCATCGAGGCAAGGACTCGATCATCATGCTGGCCGCGGCGACGCGACGACTGCGCGCGGCAGGCTGGCGGGTGAGCAATGTCGATATCACCGTCATTACGCAGGCGCCGAAGATCGGTCCACAGCGTGAAGCAATGCGAGCGCGGATTGCAGACGCCGTTGGCGTGGCCGTCGACGACGTGTTTGTCAAAGGAAAAACGAACGAAGGCCTGGGATGGATTGGTCGTGGCGAAGGGCTCGCCGTGATGGCAGTCGCCATGATCGTTCGTCAGTCGGACTAG
- the mqnC gene encoding dehypoxanthine futalosine cyclase codes for MRDLLDFYTNAPLLELGLEADRMRAARHPHNVVTYIVDRNINYTNVCVADCGFCAFYRRPKHGEGYTLSFEQIGEKIEETKALGGVQILIQGGHNPYIPFEWYLDLMRYIKQYHPIHIHGFSPSEVDFFSTRFRMDARDVIRELRAAGLDSIPGGGGEILVQRVRDIAAPKKAGADRWLEVMELAHNEGMKTSVTMMYGIGETLAERLEHLQRVRELQARTGGFTAFITWPLQPENTPTMSHMPKTDAITYLRTVAISRIVLDNVPNLQSSWVTMGMKVGQMALSYGCNDFGSLMIEENVVSAANTTHRTTTEELERLIRDAGFTPARRRQDYSILRDSAVTVAA; via the coding sequence ATGCGCGACTTGCTGGATTTCTACACCAACGCTCCGTTGCTTGAACTCGGCCTCGAAGCCGATCGTATGCGCGCGGCCAGGCATCCGCACAACGTCGTGACCTACATCGTCGACCGGAACATCAACTACACCAACGTGTGTGTGGCCGACTGCGGGTTCTGCGCGTTCTATCGTCGCCCGAAGCACGGCGAGGGATACACGCTGTCCTTCGAGCAGATCGGCGAGAAGATCGAGGAGACCAAGGCGCTGGGTGGCGTGCAGATTCTCATTCAGGGTGGACACAATCCCTATATCCCGTTCGAGTGGTATCTCGACTTGATGCGTTACATCAAGCAGTATCACCCGATTCATATCCACGGGTTCTCGCCCAGCGAGGTGGACTTCTTCTCGACGCGTTTTCGCATGGACGCCCGCGACGTGATCCGCGAGCTCAGGGCGGCGGGTCTCGACTCGATTCCCGGCGGCGGCGGCGAGATTCTGGTGCAACGGGTGCGGGACATCGCCGCCCCCAAGAAGGCGGGTGCTGACCGTTGGCTTGAGGTCATGGAACTCGCGCACAACGAGGGAATGAAGACCTCGGTGACGATGATGTACGGCATCGGCGAAACGCTGGCCGAGCGCCTGGAGCATCTGCAGCGCGTGCGCGAGCTGCAGGCGCGTACCGGCGGATTCACGGCGTTCATCACCTGGCCGCTGCAGCCGGAGAACACGCCGACGATGTCGCACATGCCCAAGACCGATGCGATCACCTACCTGCGCACGGTAGCGATCTCGCGCATTGTGCTCGACAACGTGCCCAATCTGCAGTCCAGCTGGGTCACGATGGGCATGAAGGTCGGACAGATGGCCCTCAGCTATGGATGCAACGACTTCGGGTCGCTCATGATCGAGGAGAACGTGGTGTCCGCGGCCAATACCACGCATCGAACCACCACCGAGGAACTCGAGCGACTGATTCGTGACGCGGGATTCACACCGGCCCGCCGTCGCCAGGACTATTCGATTCTGCGCGACAGTGCCGTGACCGTGGCGGCATGA
- a CDS encoding acyl carrier protein → MSDHSAKIKDIIEKELGVEREKLTPEASFIEDLGADSLDIVELVMEFEKEFNIDIPDEDAEKLRTVGDAVAYLEAKVGS, encoded by the coding sequence ATGTCGGATCACTCGGCCAAGATCAAGGATATCATCGAAAAGGAGCTCGGAGTGGAGCGCGAGAAACTCACGCCCGAGGCGAGCTTCATCGAGGACCTCGGTGCCGATTCGCTCGACATCGTGGAGCTCGTGATGGAGTTCGAGAAGGAGTTCAACATCGACATCCCCGACGAGGATGCGGAGAAGCTCCGCACGGTAGGTGACGCCGTGGCGTACCTCGAGGCGAAGGTCGGCAGCTGA
- a CDS encoding menaquinone biosynthesis protein — translation MQLRVGRIPYINCYPVYGGIDRGIVSMDGALVDGIPTVLNRLMASGQLDVSVVSAVEYARDAKRYLLLPELGITSDGPVRSVMLFSRRDPSGLGGRKVLVSRSSMTSVALLELLFENVWRCAPDFVPGDAELADLARFDEEPHDARLVIGDAALRLSDEANRGGPWADRYPFRIDLGEAWKQWTGLPFVFAVWVAQRSAPVRDALGVHASLIASRDWGLEHLDVLAEDAARASGVPRETCAEYLSGLDYRLSYPHLAGLTEFFRRLLLVGRVPDGTLSFLPAA, via the coding sequence ATGCAATTGCGCGTTGGCCGCATCCCCTATATCAACTGCTATCCCGTGTACGGCGGGATCGATCGCGGCATCGTGTCCATGGATGGCGCACTGGTCGACGGCATTCCCACCGTGCTCAATCGATTGATGGCGAGCGGCCAGTTGGACGTCAGCGTCGTCTCGGCGGTGGAATACGCGCGTGACGCCAAGCGGTACCTGCTGCTGCCGGAACTGGGCATCACCAGCGATGGACCGGTCCGCAGCGTGATGTTGTTTTCGCGTCGGGATCCGTCAGGCCTTGGCGGTCGGAAGGTGCTCGTGAGCCGCAGCTCCATGACCAGTGTGGCACTGCTCGAGTTGCTCTTCGAGAACGTCTGGCGCTGCGCGCCGGACTTTGTCCCGGGTGATGCTGAGCTGGCCGATCTGGCCCGGTTTGATGAGGAGCCGCATGACGCGCGGCTGGTGATCGGCGATGCCGCGCTGCGCCTCTCCGACGAAGCGAATCGCGGCGGACCGTGGGCCGACCGATATCCGTTTCGCATCGATCTGGGTGAAGCCTGGAAGCAGTGGACCGGCCTGCCGTTCGTCTTTGCGGTGTGGGTGGCGCAGCGCAGTGCACCGGTGCGCGACGCGCTCGGCGTGCACGCCTCGCTCATCGCCTCCCGCGACTGGGGGCTCGAGCATCTTGATGTGCTGGCCGAGGACGCGGCGCGAGCCAGTGGTGTGCCGCGTGAGACCTGCGCGGAGTACCTCTCCGGACTCGATTATCGCTTGTCGTATCCGCATCTGGCAGGCCTGACGGAGTTCTTTCGTCGACTGCTGTTGGTTGGCCGTGTGCCCGACGGTACGCTTTCGTTTCTTCCCGCGGCGTAA